One window of Mediterraneibacter gnavus ATCC 29149 genomic DNA carries:
- the neuB gene encoding N-acetylneuraminate synthase, which produces MKHVFIVAEIGCNHNGSKELAKRMVESAKDCGVDAVKFQTFKAKDLISCYAPKAEYQKITTGTSDSQLEMTAKLELSHEDFLELKAYAEEIGLEVFSTPFDIGSVEFLDSIGQNLWKIPSGEITNLPYLNRIGAIKREGKKVMLSSGMATIEEIENCIEILVNAGTKECDIILLHCNTEYPTPDKDVNILAINDLKKHFPNVKIGFSDHSVGYTAAIGAAVLGIDLIEKHFTLDKNYEGPDHKASATPNELKELVQNVRRVEVMAGSDKKIVTDSERKNKIVARKSIVALKKISVGEIFTEDNITCKRPGNGISPLYWYEVLGKVAERDFNEDELITVSGFEWQEC; this is translated from the coding sequence ATGAAACATGTATTTATTGTAGCGGAAATTGGTTGTAATCATAACGGGAGTAAAGAATTAGCAAAAAGAATGGTAGAATCAGCAAAAGATTGTGGTGTGGATGCTGTTAAATTCCAAACTTTTAAGGCAAAGGACTTGATATCTTGTTATGCACCAAAAGCAGAATACCAGAAAATTACAACTGGAACCTCAGATTCACAGTTAGAAATGACTGCAAAATTAGAATTGTCTCATGAAGACTTTTTAGAATTAAAGGCTTATGCGGAAGAAATAGGTTTAGAAGTATTTTCTACTCCGTTTGATATTGGATCAGTCGAATTTTTAGATTCTATTGGACAAAATTTATGGAAAATACCTTCTGGAGAGATTACAAATTTGCCGTATTTGAATCGAATAGGAGCTATTAAGAGGGAAGGAAAAAAAGTTATGCTTTCTTCTGGTATGGCAACTATAGAGGAAATAGAAAATTGTATTGAGATTTTAGTAAATGCAGGAACAAAAGAATGTGATATCATTCTTCTTCATTGCAATACGGAGTATCCTACACCAGATAAAGATGTGAATATATTAGCAATTAATGATTTAAAGAAGCATTTTCCAAATGTTAAAATTGGATTTTCAGATCATTCGGTTGGATATACAGCTGCAATTGGAGCCGCTGTTTTAGGAATTGATTTAATAGAGAAACATTTCACATTGGACAAGAATTACGAAGGACCAGATCATAAGGCGTCAGCAACACCGAATGAATTGAAAGAATTAGTTCAGAATGTTCGAAGAGTTGAAGTGATGGCGGGAAGTGATAAAAAAATTGTGACAGATTCTGAAAGAAAGAATAAAATCGTAGCAAGAAAGTCTATTGTAGCATTGAAGAAAATATCGGTGGGTGAAATTTTTACGGAAGATAATATTACATGTAAAAGACCTGGAAATGGAATTAGTCCATTATATTGGTATGAGGTATTAGGCAAAGTTGCAGAACGAGATTTTAATGAAGATGAGTTGATCACAGTTTCCGGATTTGAGTGGCAGGAGTGTTAA
- a CDS encoding cytidylyltransferase domain-containing protein: MKKIAIIPARSGSKGLKDKNIIDLCGKPLIAYSIEAALKSKVFNKVIVSTDSKKYGEIAEQYGAEVLYRGEALSNDKATSYMVIADVLSKVEIVDYFVLLQPTSPMRDELHIKKACEMFEECMQEYDFLVSVKEAEHSSVLVRPIEQDGSLKYFDTDFSNYRRQAYKEYSPNGAIFIGKPKEYLNHKHFFGARSMAYIMNTFDSIDIDTSLDYEFANLCMKKKLQEKVL, translated from the coding sequence ATGAAGAAAATTGCAATTATTCCGGCTCGTTCCGGCTCGAAAGGATTGAAAGATAAAAATATAATTGATTTATGTGGGAAGCCGTTAATTGCATATTCAATAGAAGCAGCGCTTAAAAGTAAAGTTTTCAATAAAGTGATTGTTTCAACAGATTCTAAAAAATATGGAGAAATAGCGGAGCAATATGGTGCGGAGGTATTATATAGGGGAGAGGCATTATCTAATGATAAAGCAACATCTTATATGGTAATAGCTGACGTGTTAAGTAAAGTAGAAATAGTGGACTATTTTGTATTGTTACAGCCTACTTCCCCGATGAGAGATGAATTACATATAAAAAAGGCTTGTGAAATGTTTGAAGAGTGTATGCAGGAATATGATTTCCTTGTTTCAGTAAAGGAGGCTGAGCATTCTTCGGTTCTCGTGAGACCAATTGAACAGGATGGAAGTTTAAAATATTTTGATACTGATTTTTCAAATTACCGGAGGCAGGCATATAAAGAATATTCCCCAAATGGTGCAATTTTCATTGGTAAACCCAAGGAATATTTAAACCACAAACATTTTTTTGGCGCTAGAAGTATGGCGTATATCATGAATACATTTGATTCAATTGATATTGATACTTCTTTGGACTATGAATTTGCAAATTTATGTATGAAGAAGAAATTACAGGAGAAAGTCTTATGA